From the Peromyscus eremicus unplaced genomic scaffold, PerEre_H2_v1 PerEre#2#unplaced_499, whole genome shotgun sequence genome, one window contains:
- the LOC131901849 gene encoding elongin-A3 member D-like: MEAASSSAEALLELQRHLCTETEPSKLYQTLQKLSSLPKLRDTLAEMNFQQTMELLRKEQLLVPFAKDLAAIWSERSQLEPHPEPDRGDFAFALSLMTLRPRNCPEDKPREPQLAAQKRVPVAKPRGSREEPWRFQVAKAISSESGAGGKTPGHWMEEGAPADPLEACLNSHSSPPSSALQLQLTGCKRRGKSTRKPEALSPGAKVPLGKSPSCQDPNDTGVLAGHPLAQEASSLQDGFPLGGLEHSSLHTDQDSLPWVRRTHFKTPVYSGRAPARLLQNSQPGRLAEPLDCPWKTGCQDTAEESEPWQQGEESRHQTQTHRGKAMHTKTASATILQLQESPELRLQALRARLQGAQAKEPGGRQTKMIAFQAQGSRLCPGQQAESAARGAASSEMSSRQEASAQRPPWRAPCNKTQPKKRPAPLMAKVLRDYKKKLSRR, encoded by the exons ATGGAGGCCGCCTCCTCCAGCGCAGAAGCCCTGCTGGAGCTGCAGCGGCACCTGTGCACggagacagagccaagcaagCTCTACCAAACCCTCCAGAAACTCTCTTCCCTGCCCAAGCTCCGTGACACCCTGGCAGAGATGAACTTCCAGCAGACCATGgagctcttgaggaaagagcagctcCTGGTCCCCTTTGCCAAGGACTTAGCGGCCATTTGGTCAGAGAGGTCCCAGTTGGAGCCCCATCCTGAGCCGGACCGGGGGGACTTTGCCTTCGCCTTGAGCCTGATGACGTTGCGGCCCAGAAACTGTCCAGAAGACAAGCCCC GGGAGCCACAGCTAGCTGCACAGAAGCGGGTGCCTGTGGCAAAGCCCCGAGGAAGTAGAGAGGAGCCCTGGCGCTTCCAAGTGGCCAAGGCCATCTCCAGCGAGTCAGGTGCTGGGGGAAAGACTCCAGGCCACTGGATGGAGGAAGGGGCCCCAGCTGATCCTTTGGAGGCCTGCCTCAACTctcacagctctcctccttcctctgctctgcagctgcagctgacTGGGTGCAAGAGGAGGGGAAAAAGCACCCGGAAACCTGAGGCCCTTAGCcctggagccaaggtgccccttGGCAAGTCTCCGAGTTGCCAAGATCCCAACGACACTGGCGTCCTCGCTGGGCATCCCCTTGcacaagaggcttccagtctccaAGATGGCTTCCCGCTGGGTGGCCTGGAGCACTCTTCCTTGCACACTGACCAAGACTCCCTGCCTTGGGTGCGCAGGACCCACTTCAAGACGCCAGTCTATTCGGGTCGTGCACCTGCCAGGCTCCTGCAGAACTCGCAGCCAGGGCGCCTTGCTGAGCCCCTTGACTGCCCCTGGAAAACTGGCTGCCAAGACACAGCGGAAGAAAGTGAGCCCTGGCAGCAAGGGGAGGAGTCCCgtcaccagacacagacacacaggggcaAGGCAATGCACACCAAGACTGCCAGCGCCACAATCCTCCAGCTGCAGGAGTCTCCTGAGCTGAGGCTGCAAGCTCTGAGAGCCCGCCTCCAAGGCGCGCAAGCCAAGGAGCCTGGAGGCCGCCAAACCAAGATGATAGCCTTCCAGGCTCAAGGTTCAAGACTCtgcccaggccagcaggcagagtcTGCAGCCCGAGGGGCGGCCTCCTCCGAAATGAGCAGCCGCCAGGAGGCCTCTGCCCAGCGCCCGCCATGGAGGGCTCCCTGCAACAAGACCCAGCCTAAGAAGAGACCTGCCCCGCTCATGGCCAAGGTCCTCAGGGATTACAAGAAGAAGCTCTCTCGGAGGTGA